From a single Lolium rigidum isolate FL_2022 chromosome 7, APGP_CSIRO_Lrig_0.1, whole genome shotgun sequence genomic region:
- the LOC124679036 gene encoding uncharacterized protein LOC124679036, which yields MKKLYQGKGRRVHPAPPPAPDAALALLPAALLALAATLAPEEQEVLAYLLSGIGTGGGGAPSGRRSTKRHNGPHQPEMGCGCFGCYKTYWARWDASPNRHLIHRIIDAVEEGSSAAASPAGPTRRRRRRGGRAGHALDSAAAADAPLPDACRVDLQPCCASDGGADDDGDYEGDDDDGADSVYGGGDGDDALTDDSDCSASASAEKSAVGKLVRFIGEKVWAAWT from the coding sequence ATGAAGAAGCTCTACCAGGGGAAGGGCCGGCGGGTGcacccggcgccgccgccggcgcccgacGCTGCCCTCGCGCTCCTCCCGGCCGCCCTGCTCGCCCTCGCCGCCACCCTCGCGCCCGAGGAGCAGGAGGTGCTCGCCTACCTGCTCTCCGGCATCGgcaccggcggcggaggagcaccAAGTGGTCGGCGCAGCACCAAGCGCCACAACGGGCCGCACCAGCCGGAGATGGGCTGCGGCTGCTTCGGCTGCTACAAGACCTACTGGGCGCGCTGGGACGCCTCCCCCAACCGCCACCTCATCCACCGCATCATCGACGCCGTCGAGgagggctcctccgccgccgccagccccgccggccccacgcgccgccgccgccgccgtggtggGCGCGCCGGCCACGCCCtcgactccgccgccgctgccgacgcCCCCCTGCCAGACGCATGCCGCGTTGACCTCCAGCCCTGCTGCGCCTCCGACGGCGGcgcggacgacgacggcgactacgagggcgacgacgacgacggcgccgacAGCGTCTAcggcggcggggacggcgatgACGCCCTGACGGACGACAGCGACTGCAGCGCCAGCGCTTCTGCCGAGAAGAGCGCCGTCGGGAAGCTCGTGCGCTTCATCGGCGAGAAGGTCTGGGCCGCCTGGACCTGA